A single Lolium perenne isolate Kyuss_39 chromosome 6, Kyuss_2.0, whole genome shotgun sequence DNA region contains:
- the LOC127326469 gene encoding heavy metal-associated isoprenylated plant protein 47 encodes MRKEIIIRMYVSSEKCQAKAMKVAATASGVESVTLAGGDKSLLLVIGDDVDSNKLTKKLIKKVGSAEIVELRTLDTFDMSSISHHAVATKGGASPYHGQHQYHQYQYAAAPMSPYAYHHHPSPM; translated from the exons ATGAGG AAGGAGATCATCATCCGGATGTATGTGAGCTCCGAGAAATGCCAAGCCAAAGCCATGAAAGTAGCAGCTACTGCTAGCG GGGTAGAGTCGGTGACGCTGGCGGGCGGCGACAAGAGCCTGCTGCTGGTGATCGGCGACGACGTCGACTCCAACAAGCTGACCAAGAAGCTCATCAAGAAGGTAGGCTCCGCGGAGATCGTGGAGCTCAGGACGCTCGACACCTTCGACATGTCGTCCATCTCGCACCACGCGGTGGCGACCAAGGGGGGCGCGTCGCCGTACCACGGCCAGCACCAGTACCACCAGTACCAGTATGCGGCGGCGCCAATGAGTCCCTACGCCTACCACCACCACCCGTCGCCGATG